Proteins encoded in a region of the Bombina bombina isolate aBomBom1 chromosome 12, aBomBom1.pri, whole genome shotgun sequence genome:
- the BRD3OS gene encoding putative uncharacterized protein BRD3OS, whose protein sequence is MKVILQNNWGTSRYLCTMNGRVPLAEKALSEGYARLRYRDTSMLIWQQQQKKLEAAPPGTYLSRSQSVWYSQYGNQSILVRDKNTLRISRDTGQSKFCTVM, encoded by the coding sequence ATGAAAGTGATTTTGCAGAATAACTGGGGAACATCTCGTTATCTTTGCACCATGAATGGTCGTGTTCCACTAGCAGAGAAGGCCTTGTCTGAAGGTTACGCCCGTCTGAGGTACAGAGACACCTCAATGCTCATCTGGCAACAGCAGCAGAAGAAGCTGGAAGCTGCTCCTCCAGGGACATACCTAAGCCGCAGTCAGAGCGTGTGGTACTCTCAGTATGGCAACCAGTCCATATTAGTTCGTGATAAAAACACACTACGGATTTCAAGGGATACAGGACAGTCAAAATTCTGCACAGTTATGTGA